Below is a genomic region from Medicago truncatula cultivar Jemalong A17 chromosome 3, MtrunA17r5.0-ANR, whole genome shotgun sequence.
TAGAGAATCCTGGAATCTACATTCCATTGCTGTTGCTCACCGGCTAGGTACAGTACCTGTTGGAGGAACGAGTGTCTTCATTGCAGTGTCCTCTGTCCACAGGGCTGATGCGCTTGAGGCATGTAGATATTTGATAGATGAGATAAAAGCAACAGTTCCTATTTGGAAAAAAGAGGTTTATTCAAATGGCGAGGTCTGGAAAGAGAACACCGAATTCTTGGAGAGAAGGTCTGAGCTTGGTAAAAAGGATGTAGTTGCAGATTGCTCTGTGAAAAAGTCAGAAATTAAGGAGCATAGCAAAAAGCTTTGTTGCGGGAATAAGGTTCGGGTTGATGATGAAGGTAGGAAGGAGTAAAGTCAATAAACCTGCCATCTCTTGGCACTAATATTATCAATCTTGTTATATAACTTCATTTATTGAGATTGTCATTTCCATCACAATCAGaaggaaaaaatgaattttcaacaTTGGCGCGAGAGGGATACAGGGAAATAATGttaatagataatttttttaatgacccttcttatgttatgatgttgttgggACATCTAATTCTgtcaaatttagtttttattggtGAGCATAGGTGTTGGTGATGAAAGCAAGAAAACAATATCACACAGTTCCAAATTCCagtaattttgatgatgttttcaATTGATCTTTCACAAAGATAACATTAGTTTGCAGGAAAAGAAGTTATCTAAAGATAACTGCTGTCAAACTTGAAAAATTGATAGAAGAAAAAAGGATAATGAGGCTACATCAAAAGAGAAGTGAAAAAACAGAACCTCTCTCTTTGCCTTTAG
It encodes:
- the LOC11407912 gene encoding molybdopterin synthase catalytic subunit; amino-acid sequence: MAAEDNKDLIEIVENLNSIDVAKYMNFVSAPQAGAIATFSGTTRDTFDGKIVVELIYEAYIPMAIRCIKSVCSSARESWNLHSIAVAHRLGTVPVGGTSVFIAVSSVHRADALEACRYLIDEIKATVPIWKKEVYSNGEVWKENTEFLERRSELGKKDVVADCSVKKSEIKEHSKKLCCGNKVRVDDEGRKE